TTCCCGCCAGCCGGATCCCGTATTGCAGCAATTGGAAGTCCCAAGCGATTACTCGATATCGGCCAACGACCCGTTTAAGTCAGTAAGCAGGTTCTGGGATCGCATTGTCCGTCCGGAACAGCTGATGTCGTCGCTGCTTCAGGCGATGCGTGTGCTGACCGATCCTGCGGATACCGGAGCTGTAACGTTGGCTCTGCCGCAGGATGTTCAAGCGGAAGCTTACGATTATCCGGCGGACTTTTTCGACAAGCGAGTTCATTATCTGGATCGCCGTCCTGCCTCGCACGAAGCCCTTCAGAGAGCTGTTAATCTGATTGCTAGCAAGAAGAAACCATTAATCGTCGCAGGCGGCGGCGTTCATTACTCGGGAGCGGAGAAAGAACTGCTCGCGTTCGCTGAAGCTTTCAACATACCGGTAGCGGAGACGCAAGCCGGCAAAAGCGCCGTTCCTTGGAATCACCCACTTAGCCTTGGAGGCGTCGGAACTACCGGCACCCTGGCAGCGAACAGGATTGCGGCGGAAGCAGATTTGATTATCGGGGTGGGCACGAGGTTCTCCGATTTCACGACTGCTTCCAAATCGGCTTTCCGCAGCCCGAATGTCGCATTCTTGAACTTAAATATTAGCGCATTCGACTCGGTGAAGATGCAAGCGGAGTACATTACCGCGGATGCTAGGGAAGCCATCACGGCCCTCCACAAGCAATTATCAAAAGACGGTTATCGTTCCGATTACGCGGAAGGTTACGTGAAGGAGCTCAAGGTGGAGTGGGATGGAGAGGTTGACCGCCTTTATTCGCTGGAGAGCTCCACGGGTTTCAATCAAACGCGCGCCTTAGGCATCATTAACTCGTTCATCGGATCGAAGGACGTCATCGTCGCGGCTGCCGGAAGCTTACCAGGCGACCTGCACCGGGTATGGAGGACGACCGAACCGAAAACTTATCATATGGAATACGGCTTCTCCTGTATGGGATACGAAGTCAGCGGTGCATTCGGCGTGGCGCTTGCGGAGCCGGAGCGCGAAGTTTATGCGGTCTTAGGCGACGGAAGCTACCTAATGCTTCACTCGGAGCTTGTGACCGCGATTCAGGAAGGCGTTAAGCTAACCGTGCTATTGTTCGACAACCATGGGTACCAATGCATCCATAACCTGCAGCGCGGACATGGCAGCGATGGATTCGGCAACGAGTTCCGTTTCCGTTCCAAGGAGACGGGACGGTTGAACGGCAATTATATGCCGATCGATTTCGCGGCCCATGCACGCAGCTTGGGTGCCGCTTCCTACACCGCAAGCAATGCGGTGGAATTGGAGCATGCGCTGCATCAGGCGAAAGCCGAGCAAGGTCCTGTTCTTGTTGAGATTAAGGTGCTACCGGGTACGAACACCGATGGCTACGATTCTTGGTGGAACGTAGGTGTGCCAGAAGTGTCCACGGATGATAAGGTTTTGAAGGCGCATGCCGAGATGCAGAAGAAGATTCAAGCGGCTCGGCCTTACTAACGGACAAGAAAGAAGGGATCTCGATGGAGCCCATAGCATTCACAACCGACAAATCGCTCGATTTAGTGGCGATCGGTCGGCTATGCATCGATTTGAACGCTAACGAAATCAATCGTCCGATGGAAGAGACGATGACATTTACTAAATATGTCGGCGGTTCTCCAGCTAATATCGCTATTGGTATGTCGCGTTTGGACATGAAGACGGCCTTTATCGGGAAAGTTGCCGACGACCAAATGGGTCGGTTTATCGTCCAGTATTTGCACGACAACGGCATTGGAACGTCAAACGTCATAACGGATCGGACCGGGGCCGTGACCGGCTTGGCCTTTACGGAAATTAAAAGCCCAGAGGATTGCAGTATCCTGATGTACCGAGATAACGTTGCCGATCTGAGACTTGAACCTGGCGAAGTGGACGAATCGCTGATCGCCGCAAGTAAAGTGCTTCTCGTATCAGGAACGGCTCTTGCGAAGAGCCCTTCGCGGGAAGCAGTGCTGCTGGCCCTCCGGTATGCACGCAAGCACGGCACGAAGGTTGTATTCGATATCGATTACCGCCCTTATACATGGACCAACCCACAGGAAACGGCGATTTATTATCACGCAGCAGCAGAAAAAAGCGACATTATTATCGGAACCCGCGAGGAGTTCGACATGCTGGAGCAGTTCGACGGCAACGCAGAACGAAGCGATGAAGTAACGGCCGCGCAATGGTTCGGCCACCACGCAGAAATCGTCGTCATTAAGCACGGCAAAGACGGATCGATTGCTTATGGTAAAGATGGAAGCTCACACCGGGGTTCGATTTTCCCTGCGAAGGTCATCAAAACTTTCGGAGCGGGCGACTCTTACGCCGCAGGTTTCATATATGGACTTATGCAGGGATGGAGTATCGGCCGCAGCATGGAATTCGGTAGCGCTTGCGCTTCTATCGTCATTTCCAGCCATAGCTGTTCGGATGCCATGCCGAGGGTTAAGCAAGTAGAAGATTTCATTCGCGATTCCAAGAATGCTTAAATGGAGAGGGGAATACTCAATATGACTCAGATCAACGCGCCCGTAGCGCTCAAAAATTTTGTCGGCGGCCAATGGGTCGCATCCGCTTCAGGCAATACCGATGCGGTATTCAATCCGGCAACCGGAGAAATAATCGCCCAAGTTCCTCTGTCTTCTAAGGAAGACGTGGACGCAGCGGTATTGAACTCCAAAGAAGCTTTTGAATCATGGAGTCGTACTGCGGTTCCGCGCAGAGCCCGAGTGCTGTTCAAATACCAGCAGCTCCTCGTCGACAATTGGGACGAGCTAGCCCGAATCATCACTCAAGAGAACGGTAAAAATTACTCGGAAGCTTACGGAGAGGTTCAAAGAGGCATCGAGTGCGTGGAGTTCGCGGCCGGTGCGCCTTCGTTAATGATGGGAAGGCAGCTTCCGGACATCGCCACGAACGTTGAATCCGGTATGTATCGCTATCCAATCGGTGTTATTGGAGGCATTACGCCGTTTAACTTCCCGATGATGGTTCCTTGCTGGATGTTCCCGTTGGCTATTGCTTGCGGAAATACTTTCGTGCTCAAGCCTTCCGAGCGCACTCCGTTGCTTGCGAACCGCTTGGCCGAGCTATTCAAAGAAGCAGGTTTACCGGACGGCGTTCTTAACGTGGTTCATGGCGCGCACGATGTCGTGAATGGGCTACTCGAGCATCCGGATGTAAAAGCGATATCGTTCGTCGGCTCCCAACCAGTCGCGGAATACGTGTACAAAACCGGAACCGCTCACGGTAAAAGAGTTCAGGCGCTCGCAGGTGCCAAAAACCACAGCATTGTCATGCCGGATGCCGATTTGGACGGAACGGTGCAGCAAATCATAAACGCCGCATTCGGGTCGGCGGGCGAGCGATGCATGGCCTGCGCGGTCGTAGTAGCCGTTGGCGAGGTAGCGGATCCGCTCATCGAGAAGCTGGTTGCAGCTGCCGATAAACTGACGATCGGCAATGGAATGGATAAAGATGTATTCTTAGGTCCAGTCATTCGCGGTCAGCATAAGGATCGCGCGCTCGGTTATATCGAGTCAGGCGAGAACGAAGGGGCTACTTTGCTTCGTGACGGACGCACCGATACGGCGGTCAACGGCGAAGGTTACTTCGTCGGACCAACGATCTTCGATAAAGTCACGAGTGAAATGAAAATATGGAAAGACGAAATCTTCGCGCCGGTTTTGTCCATTGCGCGCGTTAATACACTGGAGGAAGCGATAGAGCTCTCCAATCAATCTGATTTTGCTAATGGAGCTTGCCTATTCACCCAAAATGGCAGCAACGTTCGGCAATTCCGTGAGAACATCGATGCTGGAATGCTCGGCATTAATCTAGGGGTACCCGCGCCGATGGCATTTTTCCCGTTCTCGGGCTGGAAGAAATCGTTCTATGGTGATCTGCACGCCAACGGTACCGACGGAGTGGAATTCTATACGCGCAAGAAAATGGTGACGGCTCGCTGGTAAGCAGCAGTCATAACTGTAGACGGAAGGAGTGAATCCATTGGCTCTCGTATCGATGAAAGCAATGCTTCAAGAAGCATTAGTCGGACAATACGCGGTCGGTCAGTTCAACCTGAATAACCTTGAATTCACGCAGGCGATATTGCTCGCCGCGAATGAGGAGAGGTCGCCAGTCATTCTAGGCGTAAGCGAAGCTTATATTCCTTACATGGGCGGCCTACCCTTCATTGCAGCCATGGTCAAGTCTTTGATCGAGCATTACGATATTACCGTGCCGGTTGCACTTCACTTAGACCACGGTTCTACCTATGATGTCTGCATTCGTGCGCTTCACGCCGGGTTCACGTCGGTCATGATCGATGCGTCCCACCATGAACTGGAGCGAAACATCGAAATTACGCAGCGCGTGACGGAAGCGGCCCATGTGCTTGGCGCGACTGTGGAAGCTGAGCTCGGGAGGATAACCGGGCAGGAGGACGATCTTGTCGTCGATGAAGCGGAAGCCATGTACGCCGTTCCGGAAGATTGCGTACGCCTCGTTGACGAGACAGGCATCGACTGCTTAGCGCCTGCGCTTGGCTCCGTTCACGGTCCATATCGAGGCCAACCTAAGCTAGGCTTCGACCGGATGGGAGAAATTCGGCGGTTAACGGGTCTTCCCCTTGTTCTGCACGGCGGAAGCGGACTCCCGGATGAGGAAATCCGTCGGGCTATCTCACTAGGAACCGCGAAGATCAATGTGAATACGGATAATCAAATCGCATTCACCGCAGCTATTCGTTCCTACCTGCAGGAGCATCCTGAGGCTTACGATCCGCGTCATTATCTGATACCAGCTAGGAAAGCTATTCAAACATCCGTTATCGCGAAAATACGTCTATTCGGGAGCACAGGCAAGGCGGGAGGAGAGGTTTAAATGTCTGAACTTATTGTAAAGCCCCTTAAGCAGGCTAGTGAGGACGGTTCTGTCCTAGCTATTACGCCAGAATCCGCAGGATGGACTTACGTCGGTTTCGAAGTGTTACGTCTTCAAGCGGGAGATAAAGTAGAGCGACGTACGGATTTGAAGGAAGTATGTCTGGTGCTGCTTAGCGGTAGGGCAAGCGTTCGAACTCTTCATGCGGAATGGGTTAATATAGGAAAGCGGATGAGCGTGTTTGAGAAAACGCCGCCTTACTCGGTGTATGTCCCTAATGAGGATATCTATGAGATAAATGCTTTGACTGATGTGGAGATAGCGGTCTGCTCCGCTCCTGGAAAAGGCACGCATGAGGCTCGATTGATTTCCCCAGAGCAGGTCGGTGTCGAGACGAGAGGGAAGGGCAACGTCGAAAGGCAAATTCATAACATTCTACCCGAAGGGGAGCCCGCGGATTCCTTGTTGGTGGTTGAAGTGTTTACACCGGAAGGACATTGGTCCAGCTATCCCCCTCATAAGCATGATCGGGATGCTTTGCCTGACGAATCGTTGCTGGAGGAAACTTACTATTTCCGCGTGCAGCCAGAGCAAGGCTTTGCCATTCAAAGGGTGTATACCGATGACAGGTCGCTGGACGAAACGCTGGCTGTGAACAACGGAGAAGCGGTATTGGTACCTCGGGGATACCATCCGGTATCGGCCCCTCCTGGCTACGAGGTTTATTATTTGAACGTAATGGCAGGACCGAAGAGATTGTGGAAGTTTCACAATGATAAGGATCACGAATGGTTAGTAAAAGCTTGAGCCAAGCTGATAGTGTAAACGGCTAACTACAAAAGCGAGCAGGGGCTGTCCCATAAGGTAACTTAGGGGCAGCTTTTTGCTATGTCTACGTACAGCCCCCATTAAATTTTGGGCAAATAAGAGTTATTGGGTTCGTTGGCCATATGTTCGATAAGTTACTTCCGCTAACCATATATTAGTATGTTTTGATATTTCCTCTAATCTGCGATATAATCTTGAGAAAAAATTACAGTGGAATTTACTGCTATAGCAACAATATTCCGACTATTCAGATTATTAATCAACTCTATTCTCAGCAAACAACCAGGAGGAGTAATATAATGCGCCAAGATAAATTGCTAATCCCTACTTTACGCGAGGCTCCATCTGATGCAGAGGCAATAAGTCATCAATTATTGGTGAGGGCTGGATTTATAAGGCAAGTGGCAGCTGGCGTTTATACATATCTTCCTTTAGGATGGCGAGTTTTAAAAAAGGTTTCAGATATTGTTCGATATGAGATGGACAGTATCGATGCTCAAGAAATTCTGCTTCCTGCGATGCAGCCTGCTGAACTATGGCAAACATCTGGACGTTACTCGGCATATGGTCCAGAACTAGTCCGTCTTAAAGACCGTCACCAGAGAGAGTTTATACTCGGTCCTACACATGAAGAAATAATAACCAGCTTAGTTCAAAATGAGATCACATCCTACCGCAAACTCCCATTGACTCTTTATCAGATTCAAACGAAGTTTAGGGATGAAAGAAGACCACGCTTTGGGTTGCTTAGAGGGAGAGAGTTCCTGATGAAGGACGCTTACTCCTTTCATTCTGACTGGTCTAGTCTTAATGATACATATTGGAATGTGCATGAAGCCTATTCTAGAATTTTTAACAGATGTGGCTTAGATTTCAGACCTGTTGAAGCCGATGCTGGAGCCATTGGTGGCGAAGGTGGAACCCATGAGTTTATGGCTTTAGCTGATATTGGTGAAGATACCATTGTATCGTGCTCCAATTGTTCGTATGCAGCTAATTTAGAAAAGGCTGAAACAACTAACAGCCAATTCGAAGTGCACAATGTAGATTTACCGAAAAATGAAAAGCTATATACACCCGGAATAAAAACCATTGAAGATTTAGTAAAGCATACTAGTTTCGGTGCAGATAAATTTGTTAAAACAATCATTTATAAAAGAGATGACACACTTATTGCGGTGTTAATCCGAGGTGACCACGAGGTTAATGAACTAAAAATAAAAAACTTTCTAAATGCAGAAAGTCTTGTTTTGGCTGATCTTGAATCTATAAAGGAAATGGGCTCGGTATCTGGTTTTATTGGACCTATTGGTATTTCCATTCCCATCCTTATAGATCGAGATGTTGCATCAATGTCTTCCATGATAGTTGGGGCTAATGTGACTGATTACCATCTCATAAATGTTGCAGCTGGTCGTGACTTCACAGTTGATCAAATTGGTGATTTTCGCAATGTGACGGAGCTCGATCTTTGTCCACTTTGCTCTGGAAGCTTGCAATTTCATAGAGGAATAGAAGTTGGTCATGTATTTAAGCTAGGAACGAAGTATAGCGACAAGTTCGGAGCAAAATACAAAGACGATAAAGGTAATGAAGAATTGATGATAATGGGATGTTACGGTATTGGTGTTTCGAGGATTTTGTCCGCAGTTGTCGAGCAGAACCATGACGCTAATGGAATCATCTGGCCTTATTCTATTTCGCCATATCAAGTTCATCTAATACTAATATCCATTAATGAGGAACAGCAATTAGAGCTTGCAGAGAGCCTATATACGCAACTCAAGAATGAAGGAATAGAAGTATTATTTGATAACCGTGATGAACGACCAGGTGTTAAATTTAAGGATGCAGATTTAATCGGAATTCCTACACGAATTACTGTAGGCAAGCAAGCTAAGGAAGGGCTAATTGAATATAAAGAGAGAAGTAATAACGTTCAAATAACGGCGAGTACGGATGAGGTAATCCAACGAATAAAAGGGATAGCTTCAGAAAATACTTCTCTGTTTTAAGGCTCTTTATCAAAAAAGATGAGTATCATTCCACAGCCTTCATTTGTATTTCTAGTTCCTTGGTTATGTTATCTTGTCGGTAACTTACAGTTATCGATTTATTATCTACGTCAAAAAAATCCTTGGGTAAAGTAGCTGTTTGCGTTTCTTTTTTGTTTTTTTGAAGCAGCATGGATTCAACGGCTAGACATTCATTTGAAGTCAGTGTTAGGCTTTTATTTGAAATAAGCAGCCCACAATCATACACCAGATGTAACGACTTCTCAGACTTATTACTAAATTCAATATAGGTCTTATAGTTTAGCTTATCAGCATCAATTTCTGCATTTATATTTACTCTTAAGAATTCATCCTCAATGGTGCCCTTTAATTGATTGGATAGTTCTTTTTTTACAGAAGATGGGGGATCGATCAAGCTTTCTTTAGTACCCTCCGGCTTTTCCTGTAAATCTTCAGAAGTATTGAATTCTGACGAATTGCTATGGATAGCTTCTTGCACACTACAACCTGTTAAGAGAACCACGCAAACAATTACTATTATTACTCCAAATGCAAACATTCTTCTCATCTTAGTCACCTCGTTCTTGAGACGAAATAAACAAGAAAAATGTTCCACAATATTTAATTTCTATGTACCGCCGTCCCAAGGAGGGGCGGCGGTACACGTTTTAGAGACACATATCGCAATCTATGAATTTGCAGGAAGCTTAATTGATTGAATCAGTGCCGGAAGATCTTTTTCTACATATTTTTGATAGGTTTGGCTAAGTAGGCCTTCGATGAGCTGATCTTTAACCTGCTCAACCGTATAGGTGACGCGTGAATCTACTTTCATTATATGATAGCCGAAGTCGGTTTTAACGGGATCGCTAATTTGATTGAGGGGCAGCTCGGCTCCTGCTTTCTTAAATTCTGTGACAAATTGAGTCAGTTGTGCATCTGCGTATAAGCCGCCCTTGTCCTTCGAGCCGGGGTCGTCCGAATATTCTTTGGCTAATGCGGCGAAATCCCCGCCATCGTTAAGCTTAGCCTGCACTTCCAGTGCTCTTATACGAGCTTCTTCCGGTGTGCGAATGGATTTGCCTGTTTGATTGTCTATCGTCGCTATAAGAATGTGACGAACGCTCGCGGTTACGAACGCAGCGGAATCTGCTTTGCGCTGGCGATCGTATTCGGCTTTCACTGTTTTGTCGTCAATCATACCTGAGAGCGCTTTGCTGATTAGGACCTGCCGTTTAATGAACAGCTTAAGATCAGCTTCCGACAGCTTTGATGCCTTCAACTGGCTTGCAAACTTCTCCTCAGTGCCGAAATATGTCTTAATTTGCTTTATTTCTGTAGTCACAACATTAGCTGCTTCCTTGCCGAAGGCAGCTTCTGACTTGGCGGCAAGCAGCTTTAAGGCGATTAGTTGTTTAACCGCAAGCTGTTTATCAGAGGGAATGGCTTGTGAAAAATAGAAAGAGTATGCAGCTAAGTAAGTATCGAATTCTTTTTGAGTAATCGATCCACCCTTGTATACAGCAATAGCAGAAGTGCCGAACGATACCGTTCCTGTCTTTTCATCGAACACTGCGGTTTTACCGAATACTTCAGCAACAGATTTAACAGGTACATATACCGTATCCTTGTAGGTGAATCCGGAAGCGCTTGCAGTTGGCTTGTCCGTGCCGTCGAGCTTGAACTTTAGATCCCGCAAAAACACGTTTATTGACTTACTATTTGCGGCGTAGGCCATAGACCCTGTGAGCATAGAACCTAGCAATAAACCTACAACTAAGCCCTTCATCTTGTCCTTCATTACTCTCATCCTCACTTTGGCATAATAGGAAAATAATACGATCCTCTATCATTGTGCATGCATTACCCTATATAAATCAATAGATATTTCGAACCTGAATAAATGGTCACAGCCATGTGCGTTTGAGTGTATGCAAGTATAGAAACAAGGCTTCCCGGAAAGATTCGATATCTAAAGAGAGGGAGTGGATTAAATTCTTTACCTGTTCCGTTGTTTCGCCTGCGAATGGGGCCTGCCAGCGTCTAACATTGTGATTCCAGAATAATCTAGAGGTCGCAGAGTGGTATGTTTTGATCATTTCCTCGTTGCTGCTTAACCTAATAAATTGACCAAGTAGCTCAAATTCGAATGCAATAAATTCATTGATGAATCCACCAGACTCTTCCCGATCTGCCTTGAGCATCAGCGCTTGAAAGGCTTCTGACATACTAGCTGTCATATGGTGCAAGTCTTCGCGTTTAGATTCCCATGAGGTGCTTATCGAGAACAATACCATCGAAATGACAACGTCGAGCAGATCACTAACTCTTTGGGAAGAAGAATCTAATATAATAACGCCATGCTTGGAAGCGATACGAACGTAACCTTCTAGCTCCAATTGCTGAAGAGCGGCACGAATGGGAGTGCGACTCATATCGAGCTTTTGGCTGATTTGTACTTCAGAAGTTACCGTACCCTTAGGGAAATCTCCATTCACGATCCATTGATGAATGATTTCATAGGCTTGTTGACGCAAGGATGGATTGCCCACTTGATCTTCCCTCCCATATGAAAATTAAGTATGCTAATCATAGAACAAGTAGTGTCAGAAAGGAAGATCTTGAGAGATGCCCACCAACGGAACTACACTTAGGGAAACAGCCTATCAGAAAATAAAGAGCAGTATCGTAAACGGAGAGTGGGAGGGAGGCACCTTTCTTTCGGAAAAACAGCTTAGCGAACGTCTGCAAATGAGCAAGACACCGATTCGTTCAGCTTTGGATCGACTTGAGATGATGGGTCTCGTAAAGCTTGTGCCCAATCAAGGCTTTGTCGTGCAAGAGCTTTCCCTGAAGAAGATTATGGACATCTATGAATTGAGATTGTCTCTGGAAACGTTCGCTGCAAATCATCTGACTGGAAAAATGGACCGGCTTTTCTTTGACAAGCTTGATGCCAATTTGGCGCTGCAAGCAGATGCAGTGGAGAGTGAAGATATTGTGAAATATGTTGAGCTGGATCGACAGTTTCATGAATGTATCATTTCGGGAATGGCCAATGAGGAATATGCGGATGCGATGAGCAGAATCCATGATAAATTTCTAATTGCTGTTCGAACAACCTTCTATAAGAATAAGAAGCGTTTGAGCAGCAGTTTGAATGAGCATAAGCAAATTCGTCATGCATTGGAAGGCAATGATCCGGCAGCAACAG
This portion of the Cohnella abietis genome encodes:
- a CDS encoding peptidylprolyl isomerase, encoding MKDKMKGLVVGLLLGSMLTGSMAYAANSKSINVFLRDLKFKLDGTDKPTASASGFTYKDTVYVPVKSVAEVFGKTAVFDEKTGTVSFGTSAIAVYKGGSITQKEFDTYLAAYSFYFSQAIPSDKQLAVKQLIALKLLAAKSEAAFGKEAANVVTTEIKQIKTYFGTEEKFASQLKASKLSEADLKLFIKRQVLISKALSGMIDDKTVKAEYDRQRKADSAAFVTASVRHILIATIDNQTGKSIRTPEEARIRALEVQAKLNDGGDFAALAKEYSDDPGSKDKGGLYADAQLTQFVTEFKKAGAELPLNQISDPVKTDFGYHIMKVDSRVTYTVEQVKDQLIEGLLSQTYQKYVEKDLPALIQSIKLPANS
- a CDS encoding proline--tRNA ligase: MRQDKLLIPTLREAPSDAEAISHQLLVRAGFIRQVAAGVYTYLPLGWRVLKKVSDIVRYEMDSIDAQEILLPAMQPAELWQTSGRYSAYGPELVRLKDRHQREFILGPTHEEIITSLVQNEITSYRKLPLTLYQIQTKFRDERRPRFGLLRGREFLMKDAYSFHSDWSSLNDTYWNVHEAYSRIFNRCGLDFRPVEADAGAIGGEGGTHEFMALADIGEDTIVSCSNCSYAANLEKAETTNSQFEVHNVDLPKNEKLYTPGIKTIEDLVKHTSFGADKFVKTIIYKRDDTLIAVLIRGDHEVNELKIKNFLNAESLVLADLESIKEMGSVSGFIGPIGISIPILIDRDVASMSSMIVGANVTDYHLINVAAGRDFTVDQIGDFRNVTELDLCPLCSGSLQFHRGIEVGHVFKLGTKYSDKFGAKYKDDKGNEELMIMGCYGIGVSRILSAVVEQNHDANGIIWPYSISPYQVHLILISINEEQQLELAESLYTQLKNEGIEVLFDNRDERPGVKFKDADLIGIPTRITVGKQAKEGLIEYKERSNNVQITASTDEVIQRIKGIASENTSLF
- the iolB gene encoding 5-deoxy-glucuronate isomerase, which produces MSELIVKPLKQASEDGSVLAITPESAGWTYVGFEVLRLQAGDKVERRTDLKEVCLVLLSGRASVRTLHAEWVNIGKRMSVFEKTPPYSVYVPNEDIYEINALTDVEIAVCSAPGKGTHEARLISPEQVGVETRGKGNVERQIHNILPEGEPADSLLVVEVFTPEGHWSSYPPHKHDRDALPDESLLEETYYFRVQPEQGFAIQRVYTDDRSLDETLAVNNGEAVLVPRGYHPVSAPPGYEVYYLNVMAGPKRLWKFHNDKDHEWLVKA
- a CDS encoding CoA-acylating methylmalonate-semialdehyde dehydrogenase, which translates into the protein MTQINAPVALKNFVGGQWVASASGNTDAVFNPATGEIIAQVPLSSKEDVDAAVLNSKEAFESWSRTAVPRRARVLFKYQQLLVDNWDELARIITQENGKNYSEAYGEVQRGIECVEFAAGAPSLMMGRQLPDIATNVESGMYRYPIGVIGGITPFNFPMMVPCWMFPLAIACGNTFVLKPSERTPLLANRLAELFKEAGLPDGVLNVVHGAHDVVNGLLEHPDVKAISFVGSQPVAEYVYKTGTAHGKRVQALAGAKNHSIVMPDADLDGTVQQIINAAFGSAGERCMACAVVVAVGEVADPLIEKLVAAADKLTIGNGMDKDVFLGPVIRGQHKDRALGYIESGENEGATLLRDGRTDTAVNGEGYFVGPTIFDKVTSEMKIWKDEIFAPVLSIARVNTLEEAIELSNQSDFANGACLFTQNGSNVRQFRENIDAGMLGINLGVPAPMAFFPFSGWKKSFYGDLHANGTDGVEFYTRKKMVTARW
- the iolD gene encoding 3D-(3,5/4)-trihydroxycyclohexane-1,2-dione acylhydrolase (decyclizing), which translates into the protein MKTIRLTMAQALLKFLDQQYISMDGEETKFVHGVMGIFGHGNVTGIGEALERESGNLIFLQGKNEQGMVHAATAYAKQKNRRQIFACTTSIGPGALNMITGAATATVNRIPVLLLPGDNFASRQPDPVLQQLEVPSDYSISANDPFKSVSRFWDRIVRPEQLMSSLLQAMRVLTDPADTGAVTLALPQDVQAEAYDYPADFFDKRVHYLDRRPASHEALQRAVNLIASKKKPLIVAGGGVHYSGAEKELLAFAEAFNIPVAETQAGKSAVPWNHPLSLGGVGTTGTLAANRIAAEADLIIGVGTRFSDFTTASKSAFRSPNVAFLNLNISAFDSVKMQAEYITADAREAITALHKQLSKDGYRSDYAEGYVKELKVEWDGEVDRLYSLESSTGFNQTRALGIINSFIGSKDVIVAAAGSLPGDLHRVWRTTEPKTYHMEYGFSCMGYEVSGAFGVALAEPEREVYAVLGDGSYLMLHSELVTAIQEGVKLTVLLFDNHGYQCIHNLQRGHGSDGFGNEFRFRSKETGRLNGNYMPIDFAAHARSLGAASYTASNAVELEHALHQAKAEQGPVLVEIKVLPGTNTDGYDSWWNVGVPEVSTDDKVLKAHAEMQKKIQAARPY
- the fba gene encoding class II fructose-1,6-bisphosphate aldolase; translated protein: MALVSMKAMLQEALVGQYAVGQFNLNNLEFTQAILLAANEERSPVILGVSEAYIPYMGGLPFIAAMVKSLIEHYDITVPVALHLDHGSTYDVCIRALHAGFTSVMIDASHHELERNIEITQRVTEAAHVLGATVEAELGRITGQEDDLVVDEAEAMYAVPEDCVRLVDETGIDCLAPALGSVHGPYRGQPKLGFDRMGEIRRLTGLPLVLHGGSGLPDEEIRRAISLGTAKINVNTDNQIAFTAAIRSYLQEHPEAYDPRHYLIPARKAIQTSVIAKIRLFGSTGKAGGEV
- the iolC gene encoding 5-dehydro-2-deoxygluconokinase, whose protein sequence is MEPIAFTTDKSLDLVAIGRLCIDLNANEINRPMEETMTFTKYVGGSPANIAIGMSRLDMKTAFIGKVADDQMGRFIVQYLHDNGIGTSNVITDRTGAVTGLAFTEIKSPEDCSILMYRDNVADLRLEPGEVDESLIAASKVLLVSGTALAKSPSREAVLLALRYARKHGTKVVFDIDYRPYTWTNPQETAIYYHAAAEKSDIIIGTREEFDMLEQFDGNAERSDEVTAAQWFGHHAEIVVIKHGKDGSIAYGKDGSSHRGSIFPAKVIKTFGAGDSYAAGFIYGLMQGWSIGRSMEFGSACASIVISSHSCSDAMPRVKQVEDFIRDSKNA
- a CDS encoding GntR family transcriptional regulator produces the protein MPTNGTTLRETAYQKIKSSIVNGEWEGGTFLSEKQLSERLQMSKTPIRSALDRLEMMGLVKLVPNQGFVVQELSLKKIMDIYELRLSLETFAANHLTGKMDRLFFDKLDANLALQADAVESEDIVKYVELDRQFHECIISGMANEEYADAMSRIHDKFLIAVRTTFYKNKKRLSSSLNEHKQIRHALEGNDPAATVALVKKHIEFVEQIML
- a CDS encoding GntR family transcriptional regulator, with translation MGNPSLRQQAYEIIHQWIVNGDFPKGTVTSEVQISQKLDMSRTPIRAALQQLELEGYVRIASKHGVIILDSSSQRVSDLLDVVISMVLFSISTSWESKREDLHHMTASMSEAFQALMLKADREESGGFINEFIAFEFELLGQFIRLSSNEEMIKTYHSATSRLFWNHNVRRWQAPFAGETTEQVKNLIHSLSLDIESFREALFLYLHTLKRTWL